The window CACCGTAATTGATGGAACAGACCTGCAGAATATCTTCCTTTGATCCCGGTTCCTGACCTGCAAACTGGTTACATGGAAATCCCAGCACATGGAACCCTTTATCATGGTATCTTTCATACAGGGTTTGCAACCCTTTGAACTGGGGAGTAAATCCGCACTTGCTTGCCGTGTTTACAACCAGCAAAACTTCTCCTTTAAAATCTGCCATGGAGATGGTTTTGCCCTGGATGGTTGTCAGGGTAATGTCATAAATATCCATAAAAATCGATTCCTTT is drawn from uncultured Desulfobacter sp. and contains these coding sequences:
- a CDS encoding glutathione peroxidase, whose translation is MDIYDITLTTIQGKTISMADFKGEVLLVVNTASKCGFTPQFKGLQTLYERYHDKGFHVLGFPCNQFAGQEPGSKEDILQVCSINYGVTFPMFQKIDVNGKNAHPLFQFLKEKISGFGGKAIKWNFTKFLIDPSGNPVKRYAPVTTPEKISQDIEQLLSSRSV